One genomic segment of Arachis duranensis cultivar V14167 chromosome 4, aradu.V14167.gnm2.J7QH, whole genome shotgun sequence includes these proteins:
- the LOC107485651 gene encoding uncharacterized protein LOC107485651: MAFASKVGKSGCVRLKTLKSKHTCGRNYSGRLASSNWIAKKITNNISRGEDMKLGTVIQTIQEKYMANISVWKAYWARRKAREVVHGKAVQQYGRIRDYCAEVLRANPGSTLKLKLERPSPTILPRFVRMYMCLDAVKKGFLAACRPIIGLDGCHLKGDHGQQLLVAVGRDPNDNYFSLAVAAVEAETKDSWAWFLDLLLHDIGELTNKKWVFMSDQQKGLLQVFHEMLPGVEHRFCLRHLYANCKKAFGGGTVLRDLILSTAKTTYVEEWNRKMDRLKEVNKECYDKLAALDPKVWTKSHFTPYAKSDMLMNNISEAFNGRILEARDKPILTMFEWIRCYWMGRFAEKKKKGAKFMGKILPKPRKRLDIICRRSMEWQPRWAGDLKYEVSHKNRMIQERFVVDLLAGSCSCRFWGLAGMPCMHACSAIFMKGDNPEDYCSNYYTPAAYVTCYGTTLNPINGENMWPKVELETIRPPIFRVKPGRPRRVRIREHDEDRSQTKLRRSGTSVTCSNCGQYGHNRRHCPNPDITGNNPGSETAAPQGSAPAPHGSAPAPATVATSTTRSASVSQRGRGRGRGRGGSRPEKSRSATPSAPPVTAPAPPLPPLVNALDPPLLPPVTAPAPPLPPLVTAPAPPLPPPDPTTFTAPPVPLPADPPQPAPAPTRSTAPPLPKTKIFGVRRSGRLKIGVRKAKSGPTETVDLTED; the protein is encoded by the exons ATGGCATTTGCAAGTAAAGTAGGAAAATCTGGATGTGTTAGGCTGAAGACATTGAAAAGTAAGCACACTTGTGGGAGGAACTACAGTGGCCGTCTTGCGTCCAGCAATTGGATtgctaaaaaaattactaataacaTAAGTAGAGGAGAAGATATGAAGCTGGGGACTGTAATTCAAACTATTCAAGAAAAATACATGGCAAATATATCTGTGTGGAAAGCTTACTGGGCAAGAAGAAAGGCAAGGGAAGTGGTGCATGGGAAGGCAGTGCAGCAATATGGGAGGATCAGAGACTATTGTGCAGAGGTCTTAAGAGCAAACCCAGGATCGACATTGAAGCTGAAGTTGGAAAGACCCTCTCCAACAATCCTACCAAGGTTTGTACGAATGTACATGTGTCTTGATGCTGTGAAGAAAGGATTCCTGGCTGCTTGTAGGCCTATTATTGGACTTGATGGTTGCCATCTGAAGGGTGATCATGGACAACAATTGTTGGTTGCTGTGGGTAGAGATCCCAATGATAACTATTTTTCCCTAGCAGTTGCAGCAGTAGAGGCAGAGACTAAGGATTCATGGGCCTGGTTCTTGGACTTGCTACTTCATGACATTGGAGAGTTGACAAATAAGAAATGGGTCTTTATGTCAGACCAGCAAAAG GGGCTGCTTCAAGTATTTCATGAAATGCTTCCGGGAGTGGAGCATCGGTTTTGCCTCCGACATCTCTATGCCAACTGTAAGAAGGCTTTTGGTGGGGGAACAGTTTTAAGGGACTTGATACTTTCTACTGCTAAGACAACTTATGTGGAGGAGTGGAATAGAAAGATGGATCGTTTGAAAGAGGTAAATAAAGAGTGTTATGACAAGTTGGCAGCCCTGGATCCTAAGGTATGGACTAAATCTCACTTCACTCCATATGCCAAGAGTGATATGCTAATGAACAACATATCTGAGGCTTTTAATGGACGAATTCTGGAAGCTCGTGACAAGCCCATTTTGACCATGTTTGAATGGATTAGATGTTATTGGATGGGGAGGTTTgctgagaagaagaaaaagggagctAAGTTCATGGGAAAAATACTGCCTAAGCCTAGAAAGAGGTTAGACATCATATGTAGAAGGTCCATGGAATGGCAACCTAGGTGGGCTGGGGATTTAAAGTATGAGGTTTCACATAAAAATAGGATGATTCAAGAGAGGTTTGTGGTGGATTTACTGGCCGGTTCATGTAGTTGTAGGTTCTGGGGGTTGGCTGGCATGCCTTGTATGCATGCTTGTTCTGCAATATTCATGAAAGGAGACAACCCTGAGGACTACTGCAGTAACTATTACACACCAGCAGCATATGTGACATGCTATGGGACAACACTCAATCCAATTAATGGTGAAAATATGTGGCCAAAGGTCGAACTTGAGACAATTAGACCTCCAATCTTCAGAGTCAAGCCTGGAAGACCTAGGAGAGTAAGAATTAGAGAGCACGATGAGGATAGATCACAAACAAAACTAAGAAGGAGTGGAACATCAGTGACCTGCAGCAACTGTGGCCAATATGGACACAATAGGAGACATTGTCCCAATCCAGACATAACAG GAAATAACCCTGGATCTGAAACTGCTGCTCCTCAGGGTAGTGCCCCTGCTCCTCATGGTAGTGCCCCTGCTCCTGCTACTGTTGCAACCTCCACCACTAGATCTGCTAGTGTTagccaaagaggaaggggaaggGGACGTGGTAGAGGAGGATCCAGGCCTGAAAAATCTAGATCTGCtactccttctgcaccaccagTGACTGCTCCGGCTCCACCACTGCCTCCACTAGTGAATGCACTAGATCCACCACTACTTCCACCAGTGACTGCACCAGCTCCACCACTGCCTCCACTAGTGACTGCACCAGCTCCACCATTACCTCCACCAGACCCAACAACTTTCACAGCTCCACCAGTGCCTCTTCCAGCAGATCCACCACAACCTGCACCAGCTCCAACAAGGTCCACAGCTCCACCACTGCCTAAGACAAAAATTTTTGGTGTGCGGCGCAGTGGGAGACTTAAGATAGGTGTGAGGAAGGCAAAATCTGGACCAACTGAAACCGTAGACCTCACAGAAGATTAG